The Drosophila bipectinata strain 14024-0381.07 chromosome 3L, DbipHiC1v2, whole genome shotgun sequence region GAGTACGCTCTGACACGACAGCTTTCCGAAAAGTGCCGGCTGTACCGGATGCAAAATGAGCGGTACAAAAGACCGGAAATGGAGGTATCGGTGGGGCAATTGCAGCAGAATATCGAAGCTTATGCAGAGGACATTATAAAAACTGAACACGAACTGTTAGAGCTTAAGAACGAAATGAAACACGACATATCGCTAATAAATAATCTGAAACGACTGACTTTGGAGCACACGGAAGCCGCTAAGGAATCCGGAGTGGGTCCAGTAAAAACTGAGACTCGGCCACCCAATGAATTCAAAAATACACCTCAAGTTGCTAAAAAGACACCCGAAATGCAGTTTGTCGATAATATATACGAGTTTTGCGACAATAATGCAAGCATGTTGGTTTAATTGTACATAGATATAACTTGTTAAGTTTtataatcaataaaaattattttgtatacaTTTAATGGTTATTATTTCCTtggaaaatcaaaaaacatGTATTGGGACTTTGAtattctattattttattgtataGGCACCAAAAAACAtgatattttcaaatatgaaatattaaagATAAAAGAGGAGGTAAAAATAAGCAAATAAAAGATAACGTAGATTATAATTTTATCCATAGACTTCTTTTTCTTAAATCAAAAGGCTTCTAGTTAGTTTGATTAAAATCTGTGCTTCCATGCAAttgatttacaaaaaaatgtaacggtagatatatttttgaaatatttaataattgaaaaaccGTCAAATGGCAGCACCGATAGTCACGACTATCGGTAACAatcttaagaaaaaaaaaacaacgtgGCAACAATACGTATTTTACAAATGGCAGCACTGTCAGCGCAACACAACTCCTactaattattaaatttctaAAACGGAACGTCAACAATTTCgggtagcaaaacaaaaacacatttCGACAAACCGAATTTGACTTAAATCTAAAGGCTCCACCTCTTGCACGGATCCCATCCAGTTAATAAAGGTAAGCCAGGTGGGACAACAAAATAACGTGGTCGCGAATCACATTTTCCTCCGCCTCTGCCCAATTTTTTGCGGTACGAGGCATGCGGGTGAGGCTTTGTTGTTGCAGCCGTCGGAGTACAGTGCCGTGTCACGTTTTATTTTCAATCTGCGATCTTCGGCGGTGCTGCGAATAGATTGGCAAACGCGTTTCCTGTGCAGATAATCCCTGTACGTGTGCACTCTGGGTCTCGGTGTGGGGGCGAAAGAGAAAGTAACGGCGCATCTGCCGTCTTTGTTGTAAATCCCGTTTGAGCCGCCTAGagccaacaacaaacaaagcaACGTACTCGGCGCCAACCAACACACTACTTGATTATTGATATATTAACTTGTACTTTCTTCTATCCCTCTATGCTGCGAAGAACAAGAAATGGCTCGCGGACACCAGAAGATCCAGTCACAGGCTAAGGCGGCGGAGAAGCAGGCCAAGATGAAGAAGCAGCAGGGCCACAGTGCTAACGACCAAAAAAAGGCTGCCCAGAAGGCGCTCGTACACGTCTGCGCCGTGTGCAAGGTGAGCAGGGCACTCCAAGTCAAGTCAAGATTCTCCAGAAGCTAGTCCGCGAAACTTTATTAAGAAAATCtagttttttgttaaatattctGTATGAGATACAAGCTGATATTTGTATTTCTGCTATGTTTGCACACTTTGTCAGTTTATTTGATGAATAtccgtttattttaataagaaaTATCGTAAATATCGTAACGTAGATAACAGAAACCACAAATATTTATCCTTCATAAGCAGTTTCTTTAATTTCTGAGTCAGCCAAGAGAGaagttttgaaatagaagACCAGACTAGGTgaccaaaatatatattttaatcgaattctttattttttagtcgCAAATGCCCGATCCCAAGACTTATAAGCAGCATTTCGAGAACAAGCATCCCAAGAACGATATGCCGGAGGAGCTGAAGGATGTCTGATGCCCAACAGCCATTTTGCCGCGGGCACAACACATATTTATATCAAGCTGAATCACGAGATCGAGGACGACGAGTTGCCTACCAGTACGAAATCTTGGCAACAATAACTTTACATCAGCCCGAAAAAGAACAGCTACAATCAAGCGGAAGCCAAGCCAAGGGTGGATgataataacaacaataagtGTAATATTAATAGAAATTACCAATGCAAGGAGCGCAGCTGAATTTTTTGTATACACACGGCTGacttttggttttggtttaaGTTTTTACATTGAAATTAATACAGTATACAATTGTTCAATGAATGGCTACAACACACGGAAAAAAACCCTACCACATATTATAGCAATATTTAcgtttgttttcgtttttattttaaccaAAACGTTCCCTCTCTAAGAAAACCAGTAACTTGAGCCGAAATAATAATCACAATATGCtccgttttttttaattttgttttatggaACAACGATtattacaatattttatagttttatacAATTTATGCCAGAAAATGGGAGAACACGATGTTTTGTACTATAAATAATTGAGTAAATCATGTAAATGAGAAtttataaaatcaataaaaaaagggaaaaactTGTTAAAATCATGCGTCATGTTGCTGCAACAGCATTGTCATATTTGTTGTTCCTAAAgctaaaatttaaatgcaaagcATTCCTGTCTAAGGTTCCTATACTGTACTTGTACGATTTGACGGTTAGTGTAAAATtagtctatatatgtataccctGTAAAAGCCACCAATTCCCCATATTCAAACCTAAGACGGGCTTTTAGAGGTGTTGGGACTGTCCTCTGTAGATGGATTCGATTTAAGTGGGAGAGCCTCTTCTGAGGAGAGTTGCATGAAGACTAAATCTTCTTTGGCCGGAAAGTCTGCAAGTACTGTAATTCCAATGTTGTTTTCCGGCAGTTGAGGCGTATCTTCGTGGTATCCGAACCAGTAGATGATAATGCCAGGACCGAAACTAGAAGATCATaacaataaaattgtatttatgcCAACTATTGAACATCCTACCGGTTGCAGTAGctttgcagttgctgctgaATGTTGAACTTGTGTCCTTTGGTGTCCCCAAAGTTGGCCTTGCTCTCGATCCAGTTGATGACCTGTCCTTTGTAGAGGAAGGGAAGGATCATCTTTATGTCTGGAGTCTTGTCGAACCCCATGCGTCGTAGGTCCCGCTCGTCGTAAAAGTGGATGCCTGCCTCCGTGGCCATTGTCTTCAGCTTCATTTCGTACTCCTCGCCGATGAGGCGACGCCGCAGGTCCGTGATGGGCCCCTCCTGGTTGTCGCTGATTACGCACTGCTGCACACAAGCCGCCAAATGGGGTTCGTCGATGAGATGCGGGTTCTTCAGAAGCCGGGATACTTGGGACCGGTGACGGCTCTTGTACTTCTCCTGCAACAGCATCCGACAGAGAGCCACTGGATTTATACACTCCACACAGGACATCTGGATGAGGAGGGCGTCATCGTACAGGTCCTTCTGTGACTCATACCTAAAAAATGCTTGGGGTGAGCTCAGCTACATGtccttttatttcaaagattAGCCTTACGCTTTCAGCAGTTTCTTGGCTCGCTGGTCGTTCTTCGAGTGGTGGCCGCGTGATCTATTGAAGACTTCCGATTGCAGGATGCAAGTTAGTGCCATCGGATCCACGTCCTGGAAGATACGATTCCTCAGCTCGTACTCACAGTCGATGGCCAGGCCACGGTAGCGGCTGATGAATAGGCAAATGCGTTGGTATTCGACATGGCTGAGGACCTTTCTCTTGGTCGGCACATCCCCTCCAGACATGTTTTCCAGGTATTAAAAGTGCTGGTACAGCTGTTGTAATTTATTGCAGTATTTGAGCTAGGGTTGTCTACAATATTCCAAATATCGATATTTCCCTATCGGTGAAGTAGCCTGCCTATCGATAACAAAGGCGGGAACTCAAAAGCCTATTTTGTTAATTTGAAAGCTATTTTCGAACAAGCAACTGGTTTGTAAAACTGCAGATTTAACTTTAAttaagatatattttatttgtatatatccTTACACTTAGCACGGGTTTACGATCCATTTTCACATTGTTAacacttttattatttaaattatgtaCTTTTGTTTTCCATTCAATAGAACTacaaattgttattgtttatCTTCCCATAGTGTCTGCGGATATTTCTCGGGTGTGTAAGAGTGTACCACTTATACCTAGAATATTAATAAGATTGGTTTTGTTTGTAAATGCTATtcttatttatcattttggAAGATAAGTTCTTTCCCATTTGCTCGGTTTAACAAcaggtttttttaaataattacaaCGTGCGCAATAAAGATAAACTATATGAGATACTGAAGCgtacaataaataataattttgaaaataaataaatattggtgTAAAAATGCAACAAATAAAAGAGTTGTTACTGAGAGACTCCTTTCTTCGGCTCTCCCTTCGGTTAGCAATTATTTCGAGTACGTTCCATCGAGTACGGCTCGAGGGTCAAACTTGGTTCAACAATAATAATTCTATTCAAACGTGACCTCTTCCCGACTAAAAGGTTGCGCGTTCTTACGATCTAGGAGTaacaatattaaaatttataggCTTATATGTTGATCTTATGGCTAGGCGTAGACTTTAAGTGTAATTGTTAATTTTACTATTGAAATGTTTTGGGCTAGCTCTAGACTTTGTTCTTTTGTAGGGGTATTTTTTAAGTGATTCTTTTAAGCTTGAGAAGCTATTATCTCTGTAACGGATCAAGTAAGAGCTTCCTTGATCGAAtcgtattattatttatattaatctTGACTTGGCTAAAAGGTAAATACAGCAATAAGTTGGTCAATCGAAATATTGCACCTGTTTGATGTCTTATTTCGAACAAACTTTCATCAATTCGTTTCTTAGGGCTATGTTATTAAATACCAAATCGTTACTTGACTTTAGAGCTCATTGTTTTAAGATGTACAACTAGTCGAATTCGTTTCTATGTTAATATTTGATTccgttttgttattttttgaaagaaGGCATGGTTATGGGCTAGCGATTTCCATGAAATTCAAACCAGCAACACTTAGatatttgatttgttttttttttgtttttaaatataaaactgATTACGATACGGTGTACTATCATTTAAAATTACGTACGTAGTGATGGGGAGGGTGTGATTGCAATTGAATTGGGGTACAAATTTAATCTCTAATACTATTTAGGGAAGGCTAACATACGCGCGATTCAGGtttccctaaaaaaaaaacaattaacaatTAATACAATCCAAATACACTGCTAAACAATCAATTGAGAGTGGGAATTCGGGGTGATTCGGGGTTTTAGACAATTAGTTTTGGCTTCGATTGCGATTTTTCTTAGAAGAAATGCGGCGGCGGCAACGTTTGCGATGGCAAAGTCGACGTCGGCGGCTGCTGCTCCCATCAGACAACAGAATCCTTGCGAATCCTGGATACGTAAGCATGTGTTCGAAACGGGGGAATAAATCGAGAGAAACAAACAACAGAAAATTTCGTCAGAAATGGAGTGATTTGGAGTTGCATTAGTTAGAGGAGGTCTGCTGCTTAAAACTGTTTTCGCACCACATATAGTTCTCAGTCTGGGGTGCTCGCATCACACCCACGCCACCGCCAAGCCGGCGGTAGTTCATGCATCCGCAGAGACGCCACTGGTTCGTCTCCGGGTCGTACACCTCGATAGTCTTCAGATAGGCGGAGCCATCGAAGCCGCCCACCGCGTACAGCTGTCCGTTCACCACAGCCAGGCCGACCTGAAATTAGGGTTTACAATACAATCCTCTGGAAATGAGAAGTAAAAGCTACAAAACTCACCCCACTGCGGCGCGAGGTCATGGCCACAATCGGGCTCCAGGTGTTTGTGAGAGGATTGTAGCGTTCGGCGGACGAGAGCTCCATGCAATCGTCCCGCCCGCCGACGGCGTAAATGTAGTTGTTGAACACGGCGCAGCCCAGATGCTTGCGGCGCGTGGACATTGGACTGACGGCCACCCACTTGTTGTGTCTGAAACGGAAAGTTTGTTTAAATTCTTGAAAAACTCTGGGAAGTAAAGGAAACTCACCTGGGATCGTATCTCTCCACAGTATTCAAAGGACACTGACCATCGGAGCCACCGATTGCGTAAAGGAATCCACCTAAAACAGCCACAGCCACGCCGAGGCGTCGTGTGGTCATAGGTGCCACCTTGGACCACTTGTTCTCCTTGGGATCATACCGTTCTACGTGGTTCAAGCACTGTACGCCATCCTGGCCGCCAACGGCGTACAAGAAGCCGTCAAGCACGGCAACACCCACGCTGGTGCGGCATGATGTGGTGGGTGCAACGTCGCAGGACCACTGGTTTGTCTGCGGATCGTACCGCTCGATGCTGTTCAGGTAGCTCTGTCCGTCGTGGCCGCCCACGGCGTAGAGAAGATCGTTAAGCACGGCCACGCCTACACCGCAGCGACGCTTGCTCATGGGAGCGACCATTTTCCAGTCGTTCGTCTGCGGATCGAAGCGTTCGACAGAGGCGATGGCGTCGCCGGAGCACCAGCCGCCCACAGCGAAAAGCACCTCCCCACGACGCGTCGGTTTACGGGGCCGAGTACGCGGGCCCTGCATCAGTGGACGCTCCTGCGGTAAAAGCAGATAGTTCTTGGCCTCGTCCACCAGGTCGCGGCAGGCCTCGTCGCTGCGCACGAGCAGATCGGATCCGACCGTGCCGACCAGGAACTTTGGTGAGAGTAGCGGCAGTCGGACGTGTTGAAGGACCTGAAACGAAGGGGGAATACATTAATTATATCGTCTTTGAAAAATACTGAATACCCCTACCTGTGGGAGGTGCTGCCGACGCTCGGCGACGTTGTACTTGAGCCAAGACATGACCGCGTTAAAGACTTGCTCCTCGGAGCGCACGTTCAGCTCATCGCTGCAGATAATGTCGACTAGCTGGCCGACGGGCAGAAGCAAGAACTCCTCGCTCTCCATGACCTCTTGAAAGTTGTGCTGCGTGAACTTGTCGGCGATACGAAGCAGTTCCCGACAGGAGTGAGTATCGGCAAAGGCGCGTATGCCCAAGCAGTTGGTGGGATCCAGTTGGCGCTTGAGGAACTCGCAGCATATGTCCTGGATCTCGACCAGCTGGAGTAGGCAGGCGGCCGGCAGAAGAGTCTGGACGTTGGACTCTTCGACGATGATGTGGGCGGTGTAGCAAAAGTCGATGAGCAGCTCCATGGCGTTCTCATCGATGTCTCGAATTGTGACCTCCGTCTGGCGGGACTCCTCCAGTTCCCCGGTGAACATGGCACAGAAGTAACTGCTGCACGCGGAGAGAATCACTCGGTGGGCGAATATCTTCCGCCCACCAACGTTGAGCACCACGTCGCAGAGCTCTCGGTGGCGCCGAAGCATGTTGAGTTCCGAGAGCGTGACCTTGGGATGCTTTTCCGATGTGTGAGAGAGCCTGGCGGGCGACGGCGGACGCTCCAGGCCCGTGGAGCCAGTGGAGGAGCCTGGGCCGGTGGTGGAGTTACCATTTGTTCCGGCGATGGTCGGTCCTCCTCCACCATTACCACCGCCGCCCACACCGCCGCCGGTGGAGCCCGGCAGATCGCCCATTCTGTTCGCTGCTAAACGCAGCGGGCCGGAAGCAACCCAACCCCACACGGCGTCTATCTGCAAAGTAAAAACACAAGAAGTCGTTAGAAAATTACTGTTTTAGGTATAATTCCAACAAATTGAGACAATTCGGACTTATTTTCCTTTCCTTACACTTTTTGCACCGCCCACACACAGACACGGTATGTAACCcacccacacatacacaccAATTCCAGAACACATGTCCGATAGGGTGGACATTTGTGTAAACTGCATTCGAATATGCAATGATatcacaaataaatatttgtctattttttttttttaatttatagtGCTTCTTTACGTTATTGTttgcaaatatatttaaaattaaaagaattttagAAAAGCCTTCCAAGACACAGAATATTATAATCCTATAAGACTTACACTAACTTTTGACAGTTGTTAACCTAATAATATAACTACTTAGTCTTTTATTACTACGTatacaagatacaagatatttttttttgcattcccTCCTAGTCTTAAGACAGATCCACCTTAAAGTTTACACAACACAAGTCCACCCAAATGTGCAAACACACGCGTAAGAAATACATATGTGTATGGTGTCCCAACCTTTGCGTCTCTGTTCTCCACGGATACAAAGCACGTCCAGGGCCAGCTGCAGGCGGAGAATTTCGAAAATGCAATCTTGCTGCTTGCTTAAATCGACCTCATCGAAGATTTTCCTGCGCAAATGCACTTTTCAGACGCGTTAACTAGATTTTTTTATTCCCTGGAAAAATCGAAACACGATTGGTATATAGTCCGCTCGACGTTGCCAGATGGTTGTCTTTAACTACCAGGGCTGTCAAGATTTTCCAGTCGTGAGCAAGAGCTGCCAGATCATTTGTCAACTTGGAATTCCTTTTTTCTGGCCGCAGTCTAGAAATTATATAACTCGTTACAATGAGAAATATGATTaaatttcaaagaaaaatgCTATTTTTTACTATCGGTAGTTTTTTAATGTGACCCTAACATTTAGTTCCTACAGCTgtagtttcatttttttgccgTCAGAGGCGCTACTAAAGATTTGGACTCATCGATAAGTTCAATCGATATTTCTCCACCTCTAATACGCGACGCCGAGGAAAATTTCCAGAATTTGAGGACGCAGCTATAGTGCAAAATAGTGCAAATAGTTACTAAATTTAAGTGAAACGTGTAAATAGAAGCATACTGGTCGCGTCTAGTGTGAAGGGTCTATGAAAAACGAGTGGAAAGTACGTGAAAACAAGCAAAAACGCAAACGCAATAAAGGCCAGGTGTAAGTGTGTGCGTACGAGTGTTTCTCTTTTCCTTCGCCTAAAGTGGAGCGCACTCAATTATTTGTGGATGGCTCTCCACAACAACAAAGTCTCGAgatcaaaaaaaacaaatgcaaaaaatgttGAGGCAACGAAAGGCGAAAGAACAATAACGAAGGCGAAAGCGAGACAATGtaatataaaagaaattaaCGCATTAAACAGAGTACAAGCACAGCAGTTGCAATTGCATTGGAAATTAAAATTCGTGCGACAGAAGCGGACGACGTTGTAAAAATACGTGACAAATCGCTTACACAGACACagccacacatacacatacacacacattcaCACTCCCCCACCACATAGCAATCACACACATAAGCGAAAGAGAGACTGAAAGAGGGAGATAGATAGGGaaggaaagaaagaaaaagaggCGAACGTGaattaacaaacaaacaagaaatattttcgcaaaaaagacaaacacaaaaatccaATAAAGTGTATTACATAAATAAACACAGCGCCAGCGACCCCAAAATATTATGGAAATAACTGCTGCCTCAGTCTCTGCCTCAGCCAGCGTCAGCGTCAGCGGCAAGGAGAACGATAACGGTAAGCTTGGCCTCAAAGATTGATAAGCGGGGCTTTCGAAATGGATCCacaataaacaacaacaacagaaagaAAGAAGCGAAGCAGTCGAAGAATACAGTTTGACTTCCCTAAAGTGACTGcaactaattaaaattgtttctcattttatttataagtaaaaaaactatataaagTGTTATCACTGTCGTATATCAAATTAGTTGTCATTAATTATGCAAGCTTgtgtaaaatttgtaaaatattgtttattggaaaaataaaaaaaaaaagaatatctTTCAAGCAAGATTTAAgacattaaaattattatccttttttgaAATCGAAATAATTCATTTATTGGAAGTTTGACTGTATCACAGAGTACAGACATTttaccaacacacacacccaccacAGCCAACAGCCAAGAGCGCTTGTGCATGTATGTGCATGTTGCAACACTTTTCAGTTTTCATAGGAGGAGGTCGCTGAACTGCGCCTctaagttgttttttttctcaatcGCTTTTAGAGGCCAGCCAAGTAGCAACAACAGTGGCTATCGCAACAGTAatagttttttgcctttgTCTCCGGCCGTTGGTTGTTGCGCAATAGCCAGCGTAGATCATTGGCCAGCCGATAGCGATTACTCAGCATTATTATCAAGGTGCTCCCATAAGGTAGAGTTTGGCAGACAGCTTGGCAGCTTCCTAGAAGTTCTATTGGTAAAAGGGGCTATAGCTGGAGGTCTGTAACTATGTATATTATACCTTCCtttcttaaaaactagtgaCTTTGACACTTCCCAGGGTCACCACAAAAATGAAATCCCTACACTCGCCGATAGCTAGATATCCACCCATAAGttgagcatttttttttttgtcaaaatgcCATTACCTAGAAGTTTTTTCCAACTTATCGGCTAGCGTGTCtgtatttatatttgtttttctattTCAAGTCAACAATCTGACGCTACTCGCCTCGCTGACGTTACAAAAAGTGCTGAAtatcaaaagcaacaacagcgaTACTCAAATacaacagaaacagcagctacagcagcagcagcagctacgACAAAGCCTCAATATAAGCGATAATAACGTATTGAACGAACTGCTTAAAAATGGAGCTGTATTCACAAAATCCGTTACCACACCCACAGCGCCCATTGCCATTGAAAGAAAGAGGcagccccagcagcagcagccccaacaacaaaaacatcagAATAGCGCACAGAAACAACGACTCAACTCATCCATATCATCGACCAACTCATCCACATCCACAAACTCCTCGTACGGCAGCTCGTCAGATgatgcagctgcagctgcaacaACGGCCACAACACTTGCAACACCAaggacaacaacagcaacaagaacGGCAACCACCACGAAGGCGTCCAGCATTAAATTGCCAGAGAAATCGAAAATTCCGTCCGATATACTCGATGATCTGGCCAGCCGTTTCATCATCAACGTACCGGACATGGAGCTGAACAATCTAATCCGAATCTGTTTCCAAATCGAGCTGGCCCATTGGTTCTACTTGGACTTCTTCTGTGCCCCGGCAGCTAGTGACGATGCCGAGTCCCAGAAGCAGACCCAGATCGCTCGGAAGCTGCCGGTTGTGGGCATTAAGCAGTTCGCGATGCAGTTGTTCCAAGTACGTTTGCAAGATTACTTAGGTATTTTATATTTCTGACCATTTTCGTCCTTTTCCGGCAGCACATTCCCTTCCTGAACAAGCACTTTGGCACTGTGGACAAGATCCTGGACGAGTGGAAGAACTACAAGATGTCGGTGCCCACATATGGCGCTATTCTGGTTTCCGAGGATCACAATCATTGTTTGCTAGTGCAGTCCTATTTCGCCCGAAACTCCTGGGGCTTTCCCAAAGGCAAGATCAACGAGAACGAGGATCCAGCCCACTGTGCCACAAGAGAGGTAAGCTGTACCCTTCCTTACATAGCCATATACTAAGCCATGTACATACTTGCAGGTTTATGAAGAGACCGGGTTCGACATCACAGACATCATTGACGCCAACGACTACATCGAGGCCTTCATCAACTACCAGTACACTCGTCTATACATCGTGCGGAACATACCGCTGGACACGCAGTTTGCGCCCCGCACCCGGAATGAGATTAGGTGCTGCGAGTGGTTCCGAATCGATTCATTGCCGGTGAACAAGAACGATGCCATATCGAAGGCCAAGCTGGGAAAGAACGCCAACTCCTTCTTCATGATCATACCGTTCGTGAAGCGCCTCAAGAAGTGGGTCAACGAGAGGAAGGCCGGAATCGAACCGCGTCGCCGCAAGTGCTCCGGTCAGCAGTCCCCAAAGGCGGCTTCGCCCACAAACATCAACGGGAGTGGCAAGAAGGATTTGGCCGCGGGGCGGAATGCATCGAGGCGCCAGCGGCACAAGTCCATGGGCGACTTGGATGGCGTCAAGTTGAACAATCTCAATGGCAAGCCGGCCGGTCCAGGATcagctgctcctgctccggcGGCTGCGGCTATAAAAGCCATGAACATCTGCAATAGCAATGGGAAGCGCAATAAACCGAATGGGGCTGCGGGCAGCAATCAGTCGACGCCAGTCACCACACTAGTGGCTGCAAAGGGAGGAGGAGCGGGAGCCACTGTCTCCTCAAAGCGTCAGTTATTCCACAGTCAATCGCAAAACGATGCACAGCAGCCAGTAAGCAATGACAAGGTAAGGGAGTGCATCATTTTGGAAATGTGCATCATTAAAGCGATGATTTTTCTGGATTTCCTAGCAGATTGTTAGTTCTTTCGATTTGATACGCATTGAGGAGCTGCAACTGAACGCAGCTAAggtccagcagcagcaacgatCACGCAACATGTCCCAAAGCGAGAATCAGCAGCCGGTTATCAAGCAGAACATGGGACATCAGCCAACAACAGGCGTAGACTTGATAGCCATGCTATCCGCCGCAGCGGCAGCTCAGAGGACACCACAGACCGAGCAGCCGCAGCCACAGCAACAACGTCCGCGGCCAGCTTCGGTGTCGCTGAACTTTGGAGAGAGCCATGCGGCAACACCGACAGGCCAGGGCTCGCAAGACATGCACCGGTTACAGCGCATGGCCTCGGGCACCAATTTAAGGATTCTGAAGCGAGCACAGTCGCAGcagccgccgcagcagcaggTGCAGCAGCTGCCACAACAGCCGCCACCAGGCGCTGCTGACTTTACGCCAAACTTCAACTCGTGGACAAACTTCTCATTCACCAAAAACTTTATAGCAAATGTGTTTTGCTAAACCtttcatttcaaaacttt contains the following coding sequences:
- the dbo gene encoding kelch-like protein diablo isoform X3 gives rise to the protein MQFTQMSTLSDMCSGIGVYVWVGYIPCLCVGGAKSIDAVWGWVASGPLRLAANRMGDLPGSTGGGVGGGGNGGGGPTIAGTNGNSTTGPGSSTGSTGLERPPSPARLSHTSEKHPKVTLSELNMLRRHRELCDVVLNVGGRKIFAHRVILSACSSYFCAMFTGELEESRQTEVTIRDIDENAMELLIDFCYTAHIIVEESNVQTLLPAACLLQLVEIQDICCEFLKRQLDPTNCLGIRAFADTHSCRELLRIADKFTQHNFQEVMESEEFLLLPVGQLVDIICSDELNVRSEEQVFNAVMSWLKYNVAERRQHLPQVLQHVRLPLLSPKFLVGTVGSDLLVRSDEACRDLVDEAKNYLLLPQERPLMQGPRTRPRKPTRRGEVLFAVGGWCSGDAIASVERFDPQTNDWKMVAPMSKRRCGVGVAVLNDLLYAVGGHDGQSYLNSIERYDPQTNQWSCDVAPTTSCRTSVGVAVLDGFLYAVGGQDGVQCLNHVERYDPKENKWSKVAPMTTRRLGVAVAVLGGFLYAIGGSDGQCPLNTVERYDPRHNKWVAVSPMSTRRKHLGCAVFNNYIYAVGGRDDCMELSSAERYNPLTNTWSPIVAMTSRRSGVGLAVVNGQLYAVGGFDGSAYLKTIEVYDPETNQWRLCGCMNYRRLGGGVGVMRAPQTENYMWIRKDSVV
- the dbo gene encoding kelch-like protein diablo isoform X4: MGDLPGSTGGGVGGGGNGGGGPTIAGTNGNSTTGPGSSTGSTGLERPPSPARLSHTSEKHPKVTLSELNMLRRHRELCDVVLNVGGRKIFAHRVILSACSSYFCAMFTGELEESRQTEVTIRDIDENAMELLIDFCYTAHIIVEESNVQTLLPAACLLQLVEIQDICCEFLKRQLDPTNCLGIRAFADTHSCRELLRIADKFTQHNFQEVMESEEFLLLPVGQLVDIICSDELNVRSEEQVFNAVMSWLKYNVAERRQHLPQVLQHVRLPLLSPKFLVGTVGSDLLVRSDEACRDLVDEAKNYLLLPQERPLMQGPRTRPRKPTRRGEVLFAVGGWCSGDAIASVERFDPQTNDWKMVAPMSKRRCGVGVAVLNDLLYAVGGHDGQSYLNSIERYDPQTNQWSCDVAPTTSCRTSVGVAVLDGFLYAVGGQDGVQCLNHVERYDPKENKWSKVAPMTTRRLGVAVAVLGGFLYAIGGSDGQCPLNTVERYDPRHNKWVAVSPMSTRRKHLGCAVFNNYIYAVGGRDDCMELSSAERYNPLTNTWSPIVAMTSRRSGVGLAVVNGQLYAVGGFDGSAYLKTIEVYDPETNQWRLCGCMNYRRLGGGVGVMRAPQTENYMWCENSFKQQTSSN
- the dbo gene encoding kelch-like protein diablo isoform X1, which produces MQFTQMSTLSDMCSGIGVYVWVGYIPCLCVGGAKSIDAVWGWVASGPLRLAANRMGDLPGSTGGGVGGGGNGGGGPTIAGTNGNSTTGPGSSTGSTGLERPPSPARLSHTSEKHPKVTLSELNMLRRHRELCDVVLNVGGRKIFAHRVILSACSSYFCAMFTGELEESRQTEVTIRDIDENAMELLIDFCYTAHIIVEESNVQTLLPAACLLQLVEIQDICCEFLKRQLDPTNCLGIRAFADTHSCRELLRIADKFTQHNFQEVMESEEFLLLPVGQLVDIICSDELNVRSEEQVFNAVMSWLKYNVAERRQHLPQVLQHVRLPLLSPKFLVGTVGSDLLVRSDEACRDLVDEAKNYLLLPQERPLMQGPRTRPRKPTRRGEVLFAVGGWCSGDAIASVERFDPQTNDWKMVAPMSKRRCGVGVAVLNDLLYAVGGHDGQSYLNSIERYDPQTNQWSCDVAPTTSCRTSVGVAVLDGFLYAVGGQDGVQCLNHVERYDPKENKWSKVAPMTTRRLGVAVAVLGGFLYAIGGSDGQCPLNTVERYDPRHNKWVAVSPMSTRRKHLGCAVFNNYIYAVGGRDDCMELSSAERYNPLTNTWSPIVAMTSRRSGVGLAVVNGQLYAVGGFDGSAYLKTIEVYDPETNQWRLCGCMNYRRLGGGVGVMRAPQTENYMWCENSFKQQTSSN
- the dbo gene encoding kelch-like protein diablo isoform X2; the protein is MSTLSDMCSGIGVYVWVGYIPCLCVGGAKSIDAVWGWVASGPLRLAANRMGDLPGSTGGGVGGGGNGGGGPTIAGTNGNSTTGPGSSTGSTGLERPPSPARLSHTSEKHPKVTLSELNMLRRHRELCDVVLNVGGRKIFAHRVILSACSSYFCAMFTGELEESRQTEVTIRDIDENAMELLIDFCYTAHIIVEESNVQTLLPAACLLQLVEIQDICCEFLKRQLDPTNCLGIRAFADTHSCRELLRIADKFTQHNFQEVMESEEFLLLPVGQLVDIICSDELNVRSEEQVFNAVMSWLKYNVAERRQHLPQVLQHVRLPLLSPKFLVGTVGSDLLVRSDEACRDLVDEAKNYLLLPQERPLMQGPRTRPRKPTRRGEVLFAVGGWCSGDAIASVERFDPQTNDWKMVAPMSKRRCGVGVAVLNDLLYAVGGHDGQSYLNSIERYDPQTNQWSCDVAPTTSCRTSVGVAVLDGFLYAVGGQDGVQCLNHVERYDPKENKWSKVAPMTTRRLGVAVAVLGGFLYAIGGSDGQCPLNTVERYDPRHNKWVAVSPMSTRRKHLGCAVFNNYIYAVGGRDDCMELSSAERYNPLTNTWSPIVAMTSRRSGVGLAVVNGQLYAVGGFDGSAYLKTIEVYDPETNQWRLCGCMNYRRLGGGVGVMRAPQTENYMWCENSFKQQTSSN